The following nucleotide sequence is from Megalops cyprinoides isolate fMegCyp1 chromosome 19, fMegCyp1.pri, whole genome shotgun sequence.
caCTCAACAAGTTACTGGCAAGacagacaagtctgtctacacttgtttgggactgtaatttcttactttctgtgtgttctaatatgtgatattgtttcaaatgatgaaacaggtttgtagtgttgcctgtctttgatgcCTCATGTctttggcacagtttgcagtccacgctgctctgtttttttgtcggattgtacCCCAAATATCGAAATCGGTAtcggtcttaaaaatcctatatcCGTCGGGCTCTAATATATAgcctatatatttatatcagtgGCAGCTgttgagctggaaacaggggaagcccaaacactacctttaaatccatcattactttcaacctgttcccctttatcctcctcgattaacaataaaataattcactgaataatcgacaccaatcccgtaataaatgattatgctcgcgaaacactcAATTTCCAGCTCAACAGCTGCCACCGATATAAATATATTAGGGTTGCCAACTGTCCGTAAAATACGCAGTCATCCCGTAATTGGAAACTAAAAGACATGTTCCGTATTGAACTGATACGGGACACactctgttttgtattttttagaatcaattcagtgcaaatctatgggagagaaatattacaggttagacTACTAAGACAGGGCAATTTGTATGCGATagaaggaaaccctgctgctctccctcagcctgtctgtccaCAACCCAGAGAATGCGCTTCTCATTGGTCGTGAGTCACGACCAGTGAGAAGCACTGTTAACATTGCTGCGGTAGGCTACACCTGACAGCGCTAATGactgaaattctttcataataccaggtctgttttattcaagAGTACGGCTGGGtgataaaacgataacaataattatcgcaatataattttcctcgataGAAATACAACATATGTTCGATATAATTACTTTCCATGCTTAGACAGATtgtacagaaatgaatcacgaactgccaatcatgtctcaggaatagaggtatgcattgcacAAGTTAGATTGCACAGTGAGAGGTATAAATCtaggccagcacgtggtattgtttacagacacagtagCTGACAGGCTTGTAATTGGAGCGGTATAAGTATAATAAGCGAATAagtgaaataataatagtaaaataaaaagtaaataatagtaaaataaaaagtagaataataagtaataagtaaaataagcgaaatgagcgagaccaaagaaaaagcagtgcccatgaccagctccaAGGACGAAGACATGGTCAACAAGAAAtgtcactcaacttcagtagtttggagatatttacaatctgacaaaaaacagagcagcgtgcactgcaaactgtgccaaagACACATGCCGTCAAAGACCGGCAActccacaaacctgtttcatcatttgaaacaatatcacacgtgagaacatgcagaaagtaagaaattacaatCCCAAAcaagtgttgttagtggacccttgACAAGtaccaggccagtacccagtgcgactacccagcagcaaatgatcatatcagcattttccagcactgggccttacgacaaaaaaaacacctaaaacCTAAAAACAcgaagacatcacaaatgcgACTGCATATTGCCTTGCAAAAGACATccttcccattagcactgtcaaaaatgagggGTTCAAGAAGCTCCATCAGAGTCcatcaaatgtagtttttatatatggttttcttaaaatacagttctgttttattctaaagaataagaaaatatttgttaaatcttgttttgcacagcccaaataaaattcttgaatgataatctGTTACACAAGTATGCCTATCGCTCAAAAACAGGAATACGTATTGCGcccatattatatattatatatagatatagatattaGTGCTGACCGATACATCATATTTTCATCATCATGGCAATATGAACATGCGCGATAAACACATCAcaaaagactgcctgaaacgcaatgaataaaaaaataaaattatttacacgcgccatgcattcacactcagcatgcGAACATTTGACCTATGCACTCCCGCTGCCACGTTCTTCCGGGTAAGATGACACGCCCCTGaaaactgatgttccaccaatgagcagAAAGGGACAGGGACGTAGCGAATGCTGGCtgaatgggaaataaaatgcactaaagaagcgcGTTTTGTGATAAACTAAAGTCGGCCTTTTCGACAGGTTGCCattctgatttcaagtgacgtcacataaaaagtTGAAATCGAGTTACAcgctatcaaaaccgattcccgacaaggttcgctttggaaaaagcactaaaacaccactctgccaagtgtttacttacaataaactgctaaccgtTGAAACAAACCGTGGCTATTTCTGCACAGGaacgagtgttgaaattgatggctaaaatgcatgttgttAAGTTGACGCtatctcagtaaggaaaccagactattgacatttcagtcacactAGTCAGTGCGAAATCATCATCaaaatcaattaataaatatagctgcaagcagcaatgaaggggccaaggacctcagggccaccaggtaactaatgagaacaacccctgaacaagactCCGGTCCATCACAggatgaacagacacattgacacccactcttacactcacacctatgggcaatatagcgTGTCCagttgacattacctgaatgtgtttggactgtggtagaaaaaccagaatacccagaggaaagccacatggacacagggacaaggtacaaactgaatgcagacgcaccctgaacttgaaacctccataatgttagggagtactgctacccatttgcaccaccgcactgccccccactacatcTATTTCAAGCTTAAAgataagcagtgccataaaatacagtgctttcttgggacattgcaatgagaagtgccaaggctgttggaggagtgcaatttttgggtaacTGAATAattccaaaatcatgggaaaatggcagagaacatatcatattagctgaatataataaaatgtccctgattagaaaaggaacccccatttttcaacacctttaTTTggtaaaagactttttgaagatcaaatcatattttttaaagaaatcattttatttgatatcagtttaagaaaacacactgaataaaacaaggcaCAGTGACATATTTTCTACATCATTTAGATGAAActgccacatttaaatataaatacaatgcaatcacattttcaaatggataagttatttaaataaaaataaaaataaactagtatactgggatttctaataccactcaacaatctcagataaatggcgccatctgctgttcttaatgtataattatattaaaaagtctagtcTACGCATGTAGGATAACCCCACTTTGCAggtgtaatttctgaagtaggaaaaaaacaaacctgtctTACATTCAGcccaatatggaaagtccaagtgtttcttcagcactatttagtgtattacttatggcaataggtcaaaaggtCCTGGAGATGTGCCTactttaagtgctacaaactgattgtatcaTAGCAGCCATGCtatttggacattgaactatgtgttcattttccagttaggacctgatatgttgtgatgtaatgacctacaaaaaattggtgGCAATATCTGCCTTTCTTTGTGTAGTCTGTGCCTTTTGATGTCCATTggcacaaaatgtcattaaaatctaagtacatggacacatggcctaattgtaagcatgtgtatcgacTTTTATgacaatgaacaaaagcattgcagaggtATGACCACTCTTAATTCATGGTTCCTTCACAggcgaatttgtgggtacactgcggccatATTCTTaaacctggcaactatcctttaacaactgttaaagacaatggtccaaagaggtaatacacaaaacctcattgtgccataactctaggaggaggtggttaaatgtgtttttgacaaaatcaaagatggatgaaacacaaaatggctgatgtggaggtttcataaatTCCCAGTTAGGGTCCTTAACtctgatgaagcacaagaaatatagttgaaatatCTACTTTCgtgccagagtaatggggatttaaatgttttctagGAACGTACCTGCcaagtttcatgatgataggtcatagttaagtcagtttaagggctgctgaaatttgattggctgatgacagCCATCTTGTTTGAGCTATCAACTTGTACTTTTAGACTTTATTAGGACCTTTGCCAAGAGAAAGCATGCAAAATTTCAAGTTTGTCAGACTATTGGTTTTAATGGAGCATTtaatgaccatttgtttgctatagcgCCACCTATGGACGGATTTACACCAAATTAGGCAGGCTTGAGTCTAATGGCCTGTAGATGATTACTCTTAAGTTTGGAGATGATTGGACACTGCATGCAGGAGTTACACCTCATTATATCAATAAAGTCCACGCCCACAGAATTCATTGGCTTACTGTGGCAACATCTTTTAACTTTctttatacaatatttatatctTGGTCAgaagatgctgtgtaccaaaTCTGGTGCAAATTGGACAAACCGTCTAGGAGAAAgatagattttaaaggttttacaaaTACGTCAAAATAGTAGAAATCCAATATGGCGCATAATGTTGGTCCAATaggcttttttgttcatctggaGCCAGGGAATCAGGGGaaaaagaattttgattctGCCCCAAACGGTTCAAGAGTTATAGCCAAAAACTCAATTGTGGCTTCCTATAGCACCACCATCTGTCCAATCGGGGTAATTTTTTAACCTGAGTAGTGTGTCACCATAGGAACCTAGCTGCCAAGTTTCACAATGATAGGTCATAGTTAAGTCAgtttaagggctgctgaaaATTGACTGGCTTatggcagccatcttgtttAAGCTATCAACTTGTCCTTGTAGACTTTACTAGTACCTTTGACCAAGACACAGTATGCAAAATTTGAACTAGATCGGGCAAGACCTTTAGGAGTTTTGACCATTTATTTGCTATAGTGCCACCTATGGACTGATTCAGACCAAATTTGGAAAGCTTAACTTTAATGGCCTGTACATGAGGGATTCTCAAGTTTGGTGATGCTTGGACATTGCATTCAGGAGTTATAGCTCATTATATCAATAGAGGCCACGCCCAACAATTTCATTGGCTTACTGCAGCCACATCTTTTAATGTAGCAACTTTctttatacaatatttaaagaTCTTGGTTGGAAGATGCTGTGTACCACATTTGGTGCAAATCGGACAAACCGTCTAGGAGGAgatagattttaaaggttttacaaaaaattgaaaatggtGGAAAACCGAATATGGTGCATCGTTTTGGTCcaattgtcttttttgttcatctggaGCCAGggaatcaggggaaaaaagattttgaTTCTATCCCAAACGGTTCAAGAGTTATAGCCCAAAACGCATTGTGGCTTCCTATAGCGCCAATATGTGGCCAGTCGGGGTAATTTTTTTACCTGAGTAGTGGGTGACCATAGCAACCTATCTACCAAGTTTGGTAGCTCTAGCATCTGTAGTTTTTGCTGGGCAAACACTTTtagggcagaaaaataaaactaataattataaaaatcagaacaaacacaatagggttctAGCACTACGTGTTTGGACCCCtaatcagaacaaacacaatagggttccagcactacgtgcTTGGAACCctaattatgccaaacctggcagcctgGGTTAGTGGattctgttgcattttcaaccaataatctgttgttggtgttattagttagccaacgttactataaaacgaaattaccaaattGCTCCGATTGACCCCTGCCAATTTTCGTTAATACGTTTTGACATTGTGGgtcattagctaccatatgggggcattttgtgatgatttGTAACAAACATTgctcaatgtaaatgtaatatccaatattcatttgttattcagtgttgtcactatgatgtttaactttatatttttgtcaatttttcaagctgaagtcaaatttccactcgattacaaaggtggacaatacagctgttttcaacttaattttctaaagcaccttgaattgcatgcactttctgtcagaaaggtgtccttccttttaaatatgtttatgataccaaaaagaagcatatgaatgttttatgtttgacaatcatctctgcaaataataatataataataaaaataaatacagtttaagcagattaaagagtagtgtttttaatattttgaacttttattttagatttagaatgttaattttctttaatgtttcagtatagtaaagtaaaaaaaagattttgtccCCATAAAATAATCTCCCAAACAGCTatcaatatgaaacaaaaataatatatttaattttaactgtcatttatcactgtatattatttacaatgacacaatCATCAGAGATGAACCAGTCAAAACTAGTTACTAACAATTGCATCCCTTATTGCACGTCCAGTCAGTCCCTCATTCGGAGAGAACGCTGGAAGTTGGTCCGGGTCTTCAACAGGCTCAGGTGCATCATAAAtgtcatcacagagagggacattgcGCCTGGTAGCGATCTTGTGCAGGACAATACAGGCAAGTATTATGTTGCacgctccctgtgctgttttctgtctcttcgaataaaaacacttaaagtgacCCCACGCTGGCTATTCTATCTGTTGTTCTTTACATagctagtagcctacattgtgatATGCAGTCCCATTTACAGCACTGGTAATCCGGATTTGGTAATCTTGAAAAATTTGTATCTGGATCAGGGTGATCCAATCcaattttgctttgaaaaaccgGCACAAAAGTAAGATGGATTACCTGATCCTGGATAGCAAAACATGGGATTTCCAAATCCGGATCATTCTGAACTTTTTGAACAACTGGGCCAGTGTGTGGAACTGAAAATATGGGATTTCTTCAAATTCTGTTTTAACAGATCTCGTGAAGTTCTCCCCTGGTACAATGAAGTAAAGTACACTtatgtaaacaaaacaagctaACTGGCTGAGGACAGGTTGACTAGAAATAACAAAGGAATGGAGACCAGCTACTTGGTGATAAATGATTTAAACCAACACTGAAAGTAGTTACATTGAAGGTAGCCATAACTATTCTCGTATctgctgtgtaaaataaaaaatgaagacacAATTTAAAAACGGCTTGCTTTAGCTAGGTATGTATGTAACGGGTGggatcttgcgttgtgtttaatttgatgttacgtgggtcagcgagcgagcgagctTCGAACAGAGGTTCTCGCTGCTTACTGCCAACCCCTTTCAGCCAGCATCGTTGCCAGTCAAGCTAAAGGCACGatagcctgtcggcaacaacgctacttaaccaggtccCGGGGAGTGACGCAGCCGCTGCaactgctcggctacctgctacccgctaccaaggcttttacgcaggactcacacgagctcttcacttcagctctgctacatgtAGTAGGCCAACAAGTTGGATAGTCGTACTTACCTAGATTGCAGTTTCTTAGCCCTTTCCTGCTCCTTCGCCCTAATGTTTGTCAACATTTCCTCCAAAGACGGTTGCCATTCTTTCTCCTCAGTGATCATCTCTTTCAGCTCTTCGGAGCTCGGCCACAGCTGTTCTGGATCGACACCCGAAGCGAAGCCATACCGTCCGAACAATTTACGGTCATATTTTATAGTCTTTTGCCATTCGGGAGTCTTTTCGCTCTTCTTATCTGGGATATATGGGTCCTTGAAATTTAATCTGAGAGGCTTCGGGTTATAGTACACAATTTGTAATAAGGGTCCACACTGCGTGGTACTGCCAATTAAAGTTTTCAAGACCGAAATCCCTCTAAGGAGCCCACGCACCCTTACCGACCTTCCGCACAGCATGGAGACCGCCATTCctgcaatgtaatgttaatttCCGGAAGTGTGAGTTGTCAACTAGGACCACCGCTGTACATATAGTCGACTAATACAATGCCAGCTTCAATTTAGTTCCAAAATCAAGGTGTTGGGATGATTTCAGATATATGAAAAGAGAACATTtgccaggaagaaaaaaatgactataTTTAGAATTAGATATACTTTATAATGACAAGACAAACGGGAGCATTTGTAAGATCAAGACAGACAAAAGGAATGCTGATGTCTAACTAATATCAACTATCAATGGTCATGTGGCACAGGACCACGAAgagatttaattttttgtcaGACACCTGCCAAAAATTATATATCCGAATAGAGacagagaacccccccccccccccccggggaaAACATTCCGTGAAGTTGAACGGGAGTGAATAGGAAATTGCGGGACACCCTGTCTTGAAGCAGctttaacaaaaaatgtcaaagccaGCCTATTTCAATACCCTTCTACCCGAAGAAAGGGccagatatatagagaaactaagtctgattggactccctcagtgtcccttttCTATCCCAAAATCAGTGTTATATGCATAtgataatatgtttgtatgtatgttttttttagttaaaatataaattgcagttaCGCTGCAATGTGAGGCATGAAGACTTTGGCTGGTGAAAATGATGGTTGGCGACCGGTGGAGCTGGTGAAGTTTTTACAGGCCCCCCTCTGTGTGCCTATCATCTGATGGTTCAattgggaggactgagaaatgaaggtttatttcaataacaagataccataatttcatgaatgctttcagtGTTAAGGCATATTGCACggcagttttcaatgacacacgtTCGTATGAAAtcctttgacactgacaaagtcacgccacgattagttcaaacagagcttatTTGCGTAAGCTTACCAACAAGCGCCCATCTAACCTAagtaaaataatgcattgtcacccctgtttttttaattatttttttattaacgCTAAATAAAACGAGAGACGAGTTTTCAatgctagctaactggctaccTAGAGAgttaaagggaacttcaggaccGCTGATGTCCAAGTTGTACCTAGCTAGTATTAAACGCGatgatataaaacttgctaCGTAGGTGTATTCAGCAGAATATAATCGTATGTAAAGTCCATGTACATTAACTAATTATGAGGtagtctcagttgtagacaAAACTTGAGAATCGTATCCAAATACACTTTAATTCCCGAGCACACGGGGGCCGGTCCTAGCGGATAAGTCCAGGGCTGattgaatttctttcccagtaCACCCCTGCTGGCGACTAATGTTACCTTTGGAAATCAACTAGCTACAGTGGCTGGTAGCTAAATGTTAACCATAGATCGAGTACTTCGGTAGCTAGCTACCGTAGCTGGATAGcaagctaactaactagctaaactaATATATGTGGAGAACTGGAATCAATCATATACAAATTTTAAACAACAAATTCTCAGATAAagaattaattaactttttgagctacctgacacaaaatgtctgctacacacacagacgtgaATAATATCGGGATCCATAAGGTCCCCGTGGCTAGGGAGACCTCCTGTCTGTTAGCTTTAAGACAACTTGTCAGGTAAGGTAATGTGGTGTTGCGGTCGTAGGGGGCAGTAAACCAGCCACAAAAGAATTTTTGCAAGAAAGTGCTTAAATTTATTAGCAcaagtgacaaaaaaacaaacaaacaaaaaaaaagctaaggCAAACTCAAGCCTATGGCCCTACTGGCCCAAGTACCGGCATCACAAGATGACCAGACCAAAACTTTTCTTACTCTCACAGTCACCCGAGCCAAACCTGGCCCCTGTGAGAGTTACCCGAGCCAAACCTAGCCCCTGtgagagacccccccccccccccgaactgAAACTATCCCCCCTTTATATACACAGTAGCTACCTCCAGGGtacctccacctccacagaGGCTACCTCCTCCCCATAGCCTAAACCAAAGggcacagaaaaagagggaacaaaacaataatcaagtatttaaataatcacataaacaaactgaaacagtacataattatgatgaaaattTAACCAAAGTAGGTAACAACAGAattcaaaatatacagaaagCAGGCTGTCAGAATTAAGGCATACATGAAACTGTATTAGCTCCACATCTCCCCATTTACCATGATTACCAGTGCTCCGGTGCGCTTTATGAAGCCCTAAGCAGCCGCCGCGCGCCCTTTCGCGCGCGCCATTCCCCGGGAGATCCGGATGCCGACTGACAGTAAAATTTGAACTAACATACTTAACATATCTTTCGTTGTATCAACTAGTGATGGGCGGACAAA
It contains:
- the gadd45gip1 gene encoding growth arrest and DNA damage-inducible proteins-interacting protein 1 gives rise to the protein MAVSMLCGRSVRVRGLLRGISVLKTLIGSTTQCGPLLQIVYYNPKPLRLNFKDPYIPDKKSEKTPEWQKTIKYDRKLFGRYGFASGVDPEQLWPSSEELKEMITEEKEWQPSLEEMLTNIRAKEQERAKKLQSREKLIAANMAKMPQMVAEWRRQSHDIKRKHKEEKARRERLLAEARERFGYALDPRSPKFLDMVKEIEKEEKKKRKLLKRQKNAEESAAPAPDAPAPGATS